Proteins co-encoded in one Paraburkholderia edwinii genomic window:
- a CDS encoding Tim44 domain-containing protein has product MSDSNLLSKRKVSRPWARRIGLLAMVGLITVGTLASLDAEAKRMGGGRSFGRQSNDSSMMQRQTTPPPSQQPGQGQNAQMQRAQPAPAPTPAAQPNRSRWLGPIAGLAAGLGIAALLSHFGLGEAFAGAMANFIIIALIAIVAIWLIRKFFGRKRDANAPAYAGGSPTLNAGGTGYSQEPRYTAPPSGQYLEPQGNPLSTPQIGAAPAVPANFDTDAFLRNAKVYFVRLQEAWDAGNMADIREFTTPEMFAEVKIDLDSRGAGRNQTDVVQLNAELLGVEDRAEEYLASVRFSGLIRETIGGAAEPFVEIWNLSKSTKTGEGWLLAGIQQVTHH; this is encoded by the coding sequence ATGTCCGATTCGAATCTGTTGTCTAAACGTAAGGTTTCGCGGCCTTGGGCGCGGAGAATCGGGCTGCTGGCAATGGTCGGTTTGATCACGGTCGGCACGCTCGCGTCGCTCGACGCCGAAGCGAAACGGATGGGCGGCGGACGCAGTTTCGGCCGTCAATCGAACGACTCGTCGATGATGCAGCGGCAAACTACGCCGCCGCCGTCGCAGCAGCCGGGGCAAGGGCAGAACGCGCAGATGCAGCGCGCGCAGCCGGCGCCGGCGCCCACGCCCGCAGCGCAGCCTAACCGCTCGCGCTGGCTCGGGCCGATCGCAGGCCTCGCGGCCGGTCTCGGCATCGCGGCGCTGCTGTCGCACTTCGGTCTCGGCGAAGCGTTCGCCGGTGCGATGGCCAACTTCATCATCATCGCGCTGATTGCGATCGTGGCGATCTGGCTGATCCGCAAGTTCTTCGGCCGCAAGCGCGATGCGAACGCCCCGGCTTATGCAGGCGGTTCGCCCACGCTCAATGCGGGCGGCACCGGCTATTCGCAGGAGCCGCGCTATACGGCGCCGCCGAGCGGCCAGTATCTCGAGCCGCAGGGCAATCCGCTAAGTACGCCGCAAATCGGCGCGGCGCCCGCAGTGCCTGCAAACTTCGATACGGACGCGTTCCTGCGCAACGCGAAGGTCTACTTCGTGCGACTGCAGGAAGCATGGGACGCCGGCAACATGGCCGACATCCGCGAGTTCACCACGCCTGAAATGTTCGCGGAAGTGAAGATCGACCTCGACTCGCGCGGTGCCGGGCGCAACCAGACCGACGTCGTGCAACTGAATGCGGAACTGCTCGGCGTCGAAGACCGGGCCGAGGAATACCTCGCGAGCGTGCGCTTCTCGGGGCTGATCCGCGAGACGATCGGTGGCGCGGCTGAGCCTTTCGTCGAAATCTGGAATCTGTCCAAGTCGACGAAGACCGGCGAAGGCTGGCTGCTCGCCGGCATCCAGCAGGTCACGCATCACTGA
- the ubiE gene encoding bifunctional demethylmenaquinone methyltransferase/2-methoxy-6-polyprenyl-1,4-benzoquinol methylase UbiE, whose product MSKTHFGYQTVDEQDKAAKVAGVFHSVASNYDLMNDLMSGGLHRAWKAFTISQASVRPGFKVLDIAGGTGDLSKAFAKQAGPTGEVWHTDINESMLRVGRDRLLDKGVVTPALLCDAEKIPFPDNYFDVVTVAFGLRNMTHKEAALAEMRRVLKPGGRVLVLEFSKVWDPLKKAYDLYSFKVLPWLGDRFAKDAESYRYLAESIRMHPDQETLKTMMEQAGIEGVKYYNLSAGVVALHTGTKY is encoded by the coding sequence ATGAGCAAAACCCACTTCGGCTATCAGACGGTCGACGAACAGGACAAAGCGGCGAAGGTGGCGGGCGTATTCCACTCGGTTGCCTCCAACTATGACCTGATGAACGACCTGATGTCGGGCGGGCTGCACCGCGCATGGAAGGCGTTCACGATCTCGCAGGCCAGTGTGCGGCCGGGCTTCAAGGTGCTCGATATCGCGGGCGGCACCGGCGACCTGTCGAAGGCGTTCGCGAAGCAGGCCGGGCCGACCGGCGAGGTCTGGCATACCGATATCAACGAATCGATGCTGCGCGTGGGCCGCGACCGGCTGCTCGACAAGGGCGTCGTCACGCCGGCGCTGCTCTGCGACGCGGAGAAGATTCCGTTTCCGGACAACTACTTCGACGTGGTGACGGTGGCCTTCGGCTTGCGCAACATGACGCACAAGGAAGCCGCGCTGGCGGAAATGCGCCGCGTGCTGAAGCCGGGCGGGCGCGTGCTCGTGCTCGAGTTTTCGAAAGTGTGGGACCCGCTGAAGAAGGCTTACGACCTATATTCATTCAAGGTGCTGCCGTGGCTTGGCGATCGTTTCGCCAAAGACGCGGAAAGCTATCGCTACCTTGCCGAGTCGATCCGGATGCACCCGGACCAGGAAACTTTGAAAACGATGATGGAACAAGCTGGCATCGAAGGCGTCAAATATTACAATCTGTCAGCTGGCGTGGTAGCCTTGCACACCGGGACAAAGTATTAG
- a CDS encoding gamma-butyrobetaine hydroxylase-like domain-containing protein — MSGLTPDTPVPTGVVVHAVSRVLELQYANGVSYRVPFELLRVYTPSAEARGHGPGQETLQTGKRDVTITALEGVGNYALQPTFSDGHATGIYSWDLLWDLATRQDERWREYLDTLAAAGVDRDAPMAAAPAGGHGHGHCH, encoded by the coding sequence ATGAGCGGACTGACTCCCGACACCCCGGTGCCGACCGGCGTTGTCGTGCACGCGGTGTCGCGCGTGCTGGAACTGCAATATGCAAACGGCGTGTCGTATCGCGTGCCGTTCGAACTGCTGCGTGTGTACACGCCGTCGGCGGAAGCGCGCGGTCACGGGCCCGGCCAGGAGACGCTGCAAACGGGCAAGCGCGATGTGACGATCACGGCGCTTGAAGGTGTCGGCAACTATGCGTTGCAGCCGACGTTTTCGGACGGCCACGCGACCGGCATCTATTCGTGGGATCTGCTGTGGGATCTCGCAACGCGCCAGGATGAGCGGTGGCGCGAGTATCTCGATACGCTCGCCGCGGCCGGCGTGGACCGCGACGCGCCGATGGCCGCCGCGCCCGCCGGTGGCCACGGCCACGGGCACTGTCACTAA
- a CDS encoding HIT family protein has translation MDCIFCREDGGDILWKDDTLRVVLADEQDYPGFCRVIWNQHVAEFSDLADADRDRVMRAVNAVERAMRRVMKPVKINLASLGNQVPHVHWHVIPRFSNDAHFPLPIWAPRQRTVSEAMLSQRRAQATLLRDAVRGEIEQALA, from the coding sequence ATGGACTGTATCTTCTGCCGCGAAGACGGCGGCGACATTTTGTGGAAGGACGACACCTTGCGTGTCGTCCTGGCCGACGAACAAGACTACCCCGGCTTTTGCCGCGTCATCTGGAACCAGCACGTGGCCGAGTTCTCCGACCTCGCCGACGCGGACCGCGATCGTGTGATGCGCGCGGTGAACGCCGTGGAACGCGCCATGCGGCGCGTGATGAAGCCGGTCAAGATCAACCTGGCAAGCCTCGGCAACCAGGTGCCGCACGTGCACTGGCATGTGATTCCGCGCTTTTCCAACGATGCGCATTTTCCGCTGCCGATCTGGGCGCCGCGTCAGCGGACCGTATCGGAAGCCATGCTGTCGCAGCGCCGCGCGCAGGCCACGCTGCTGCGCGACGCGGTGCGCGGCGAAATCGAACAGGCTCTCGCGTGA
- a CDS encoding DUF3683 domain-containing protein: MNAPQVFDPHGAAHAVATDPAPRLREIPYNYTSFSDREIVIRLLGDEAWAVLDELRNERRTGRSARMLYEVLGDIWVVRRNPYLQDDLLDNPKRRKLLIEALHHRLAEIEKRRRADLTAHHDDAGVDRAARVEALVAAARRAVDAFADEFERSADLRRRALRELGRRTQKDNIRFDGLARVSHVTDATDWRVEYPFVVLTPDNEDEIAGLVKACFELGLTVIPRGGGTGYTGGAVPLTPFSAVINTEKLEKLGAVELTDLPGVDRKVATVYSGAGVVTRRVTEAAEQAGYVFAVDPTSLDASCIGGNIAMNAGGKKAVLWGTALDNLAWWRMVDPEGNWLEVTRLDHNLGKIHDIPVARFELKWFDGEYAPGEKLLRTEPLEIEGRRFRKEGLGKDVTDKFLAGLPGVQKEGCDGLITSARWVLHKMPAHTRTVCLEFFGQAREAIPSIVEIKDYLFETSREGGAILAGLEHLDERYLRAVGYATKSKRNAFPKMVLIGDIVGDDADKVAAATSEVVRMANGKSGEGFVAVSAEARKRFWLDRSRTAAIAKHTNAFKINEDVVIPLNRMGEYTDGIERINIELSIKNKLQLVDALEAFFKAGKLPLGKSDDANEIPSAELLEDRVQHALELLNQVRARWTFLRDKLDLSLREAQHYLVGLGYAALAEKFADRVDEQPGVTVFDVTQDRTIRVSWKQEIRAELRQIFNGGEFKPILEEAQAIHKQVLRGRVFVALHMHAGDGNVHTNIPVNSDNYEMLQDAHTAVARIMKLARSLDGVISGEHGIGITKLEFLTDDEIAEFRAYKQRVDPQGRFNAGKLLEGADLRNAYTPSFGLMGYESLIMQQSDIGAIADSVKDCLRCGKCKPVCATHVPRANLLYSPRNKILATSLLVEAFLYEEQTRRGVSIKHWDEFNDVADHCTVCHKCATPCPVKIDFGDVTMNMRNLLRKMGKKKFNPGNAAGMFFLNATNPQTINLARTAMMGVGYKAQRLGNDVLKKLVKKQTAHPPATTGKPPVVEQVIHFMNKKMPGNLPKKTARALLDIEDNKIVPIIRNPKATTVDSEAVFYFPGCGSERLFSQVGLATQAMLWEAGVQTVLPPGYLCCGYPQRGSGQYDKAEKIVTDNRVLFHRVANTLNYLDIKTVVVSCGTCYDQLAGYEFEKIFPGCRIIDIHEFLLEKNIKLDGVKGTRYMYHDPCHTPIKTIDPVKLVNELMGSEHDGYKIEKNDRCCGESGTLAVTRPDISTQVRFRKEEEIRKGAAKLRGIPLVAEAGANAINMANAAAGAAGAAPGSVLKAGDGPQPGGKNGTANGAPNGATDVKILTSCPSCLQGLSRYNEDANVEADYIVVEIARHVLGENWMADYVARANNGGIERVLV; this comes from the coding sequence ATGAACGCACCTCAAGTATTCGACCCGCACGGCGCCGCTCACGCAGTGGCTACCGATCCCGCCCCGCGCCTGCGTGAAATCCCCTACAACTACACGTCGTTTTCCGATCGCGAGATCGTCATCCGTCTGCTCGGCGACGAAGCGTGGGCTGTACTCGACGAACTGCGCAACGAACGCCGCACCGGCCGCTCGGCGCGGATGCTGTATGAAGTGCTCGGCGATATCTGGGTCGTGCGCCGCAATCCGTATCTGCAGGACGATCTGCTCGACAATCCGAAGCGTCGCAAGCTGCTGATCGAAGCGCTGCACCACCGGCTGGCCGAGATTGAGAAGCGCCGCCGCGCCGATCTGACCGCGCATCACGACGACGCCGGCGTCGATCGCGCCGCGCGCGTCGAGGCGCTGGTGGCCGCGGCGCGCCGCGCGGTCGATGCGTTCGCTGACGAGTTCGAACGCAGCGCCGACCTGCGCCGCCGCGCGCTGCGCGAGCTGGGCCGCCGCACGCAGAAGGACAACATCCGCTTCGACGGCCTCGCGCGCGTGTCGCACGTCACCGATGCAACCGACTGGCGTGTCGAATATCCGTTCGTCGTGCTGACGCCCGATAACGAAGATGAAATTGCAGGCCTGGTGAAAGCTTGCTTCGAACTCGGCCTCACCGTGATTCCGCGCGGGGGCGGCACCGGTTATACGGGCGGCGCCGTGCCGCTCACGCCGTTCTCCGCGGTCATCAACACCGAGAAGCTCGAGAAGCTTGGCGCCGTCGAGCTGACCGATCTGCCGGGCGTCGATCGCAAGGTCGCGACGGTCTACTCGGGCGCGGGCGTCGTCACGCGCCGCGTGACCGAAGCGGCCGAACAGGCTGGCTACGTGTTCGCGGTCGACCCGACGTCGCTCGACGCATCGTGCATCGGCGGCAACATCGCGATGAACGCGGGCGGCAAGAAGGCCGTGCTGTGGGGCACCGCGCTCGACAATCTCGCGTGGTGGCGGATGGTCGATCCGGAAGGCAACTGGCTCGAAGTCACGCGTCTCGATCACAACCTCGGCAAGATTCACGACATTCCTGTCGCGCGCTTTGAACTGAAGTGGTTCGACGGCGAATATGCGCCGGGTGAAAAGCTGTTGCGCACCGAGCCGCTCGAGATCGAAGGGCGGCGTTTCCGTAAGGAAGGCCTCGGCAAGGACGTCACCGACAAATTCCTCGCGGGCCTGCCGGGCGTGCAGAAGGAAGGCTGCGACGGGCTCATCACGTCCGCGCGCTGGGTGCTGCACAAGATGCCCGCGCATACGCGCACCGTGTGCCTCGAATTCTTCGGCCAGGCGCGCGAGGCGATTCCGAGCATCGTTGAAATCAAGGATTACCTGTTCGAAACGTCGCGCGAAGGCGGTGCGATTCTCGCGGGCCTCGAGCATCTCGACGAACGCTATCTGCGTGCGGTCGGCTATGCGACGAAGAGCAAGCGCAACGCGTTTCCGAAGATGGTGCTGATCGGCGATATCGTCGGTGACGATGCCGATAAGGTTGCGGCCGCAACCTCCGAAGTGGTCCGCATGGCGAACGGCAAGAGCGGCGAAGGCTTCGTTGCGGTCAGCGCCGAGGCGCGCAAGCGCTTCTGGCTCGACCGTAGCCGGACTGCCGCGATTGCGAAGCACACGAACGCGTTCAAGATCAACGAAGACGTCGTCATTCCGCTGAACCGGATGGGCGAGTACACGGACGGCATCGAGCGCATCAATATCGAGCTGTCGATCAAGAACAAGCTGCAGCTCGTCGATGCGCTCGAAGCGTTTTTCAAGGCGGGCAAGCTGCCGCTCGGCAAGAGCGACGACGCCAACGAAATTCCGAGCGCCGAACTGCTCGAAGATCGCGTTCAGCATGCGCTCGAATTGCTGAATCAGGTCCGCGCGCGCTGGACGTTCCTGCGCGACAAGCTCGATCTGTCGTTGCGCGAGGCGCAGCATTATCTGGTGGGTCTTGGCTATGCGGCGCTCGCGGAGAAATTCGCGGATCGCGTCGATGAACAGCCGGGCGTGACGGTATTCGACGTCACGCAGGACCGCACGATACGCGTGTCGTGGAAACAGGAAATCCGCGCGGAATTGCGGCAGATTTTCAACGGCGGCGAGTTCAAGCCGATCCTCGAGGAAGCGCAGGCTATCCATAAACAGGTGCTGCGTGGCCGCGTGTTCGTCGCGCTGCACATGCACGCGGGCGACGGCAACGTTCACACGAACATCCCCGTCAACTCCGACAACTACGAGATGCTGCAGGACGCGCATACCGCGGTCGCACGCATCATGAAGCTGGCGCGCTCGCTCGACGGCGTGATTTCCGGCGAACACGGCATCGGCATCACGAAGCTCGAATTCCTCACCGACGACGAGATCGCCGAATTCCGCGCCTACAAGCAGCGCGTCGACCCGCAAGGACGCTTCAACGCGGGCAAGCTGCTCGAAGGCGCAGACCTGCGCAACGCTTACACGCCGAGCTTCGGCCTGATGGGCTATGAGTCGCTGATCATGCAGCAGTCCGATATCGGCGCGATCGCCGATTCGGTGAAGGACTGCCTGCGCTGCGGCAAATGCAAGCCGGTGTGCGCGACGCACGTGCCGCGCGCGAACCTGTTGTATAGCCCGCGTAACAAGATTCTCGCCACCTCGCTGCTCGTCGAAGCGTTCCTGTACGAAGAACAGACGCGCCGCGGCGTATCGATCAAGCATTGGGACGAGTTCAACGACGTCGCCGATCACTGCACGGTCTGCCATAAGTGCGCGACGCCGTGCCCGGTCAAGATCGACTTCGGCGACGTGACGATGAACATGCGCAACCTGCTGCGCAAGATGGGCAAGAAGAAGTTCAACCCCGGTAATGCGGCCGGTATGTTCTTCCTCAATGCGACCAACCCGCAGACCATCAATCTCGCGCGTACTGCGATGATGGGCGTTGGCTACAAGGCGCAGCGTCTGGGCAACGACGTGCTGAAAAAGCTCGTGAAGAAGCAGACCGCGCATCCGCCCGCGACGACCGGCAAGCCGCCCGTGGTCGAGCAGGTCATTCACTTCATGAACAAGAAGATGCCGGGCAACCTGCCGAAAAAGACGGCGCGCGCGCTGCTCGACATCGAAGACAACAAGATCGTGCCGATCATCCGCAACCCGAAGGCGACGACCGTCGATTCGGAAGCGGTGTTCTACTTCCCGGGCTGCGGCTCCGAGCGTCTGTTTTCGCAGGTGGGCCTCGCGACGCAGGCGATGCTCTGGGAAGCGGGCGTGCAGACCGTCCTGCCGCCGGGCTATCTGTGCTGCGGCTATCCGCAGCGCGGCTCGGGCCAGTACGACAAGGCCGAGAAGATCGTCACCGATAACCGCGTGCTGTTCCACCGCGTCGCGAATACGCTGAACTATCTCGACATCAAGACCGTGGTCGTGTCGTGCGGCACGTGTTACGACCAGCTGGCCGGCTACGAATTCGAGAAGATCTTCCCGGGCTGCCGGATCATCGACATCCACGAATTCCTGCTCGAGAAGAACATCAAGCTCGACGGCGTGAAGGGCACGCGCTACATGTATCACGACCCGTGCCACACGCCGATCAAGACGATCGACCCCGTCAAGCTCGTCAATGAATTGATGGGCTCGGAGCACGACGGTTACAAGATCGAAAAGAACGACCGGTGCTGCGGCGAATCGGGCACGCTGGCGGTGACGCGGCCCGACATCTCGACGCAGGTGCGCTTCCGCAAGGAAGAGGAAATCCGCAAGGGCGCGGCGAAGCTGCGCGGGATTCCGCTCGTCGCCGAAGCGGGCGCGAACGCGATCAATATGGCCAATGCGGCCGCGGGTGCGGCCGGTGCGGCACCAGGCTCGGTGCTGAAGGCTGGCGATGGTCCGCAACCGGGTGGCAAGAACGGCACGGCGAACGGCGCACCGAACGGAGCAACGGATGTGAAGATTCTGACCAGCTGCCCGTCGTGCCTGCAAGGCCTGTCGCGCTATAACGAAGACGCCAACGTCGAAGCAGACTACATCGTCGTTGAAATCGCGCGCCACGTGCTCGGCGAAAACTGGATGGCCGACTACGTCGCCCGTGCGAATAATGGCGGAATCGAGCGCGTGCTGGTCTAA
- the ilvA gene encoding threonine ammonia-lyase, biosynthetic: MASNDYLKKILTARVYDVARETELEHARNLSARMRNAIYLKREDNQPVFSFKVRGAYNKMAHIPADALSRGVITASAGNHAQGVALSAARLGVKAIIVVPVTTPQVKVDAVRAHGGPTVEVVQAGESYSDAYAHAMRLQEQHGLTFVHPFDDPYVIAGQGTVAMEVLSQHQGPIHAIFVPIGGGGLAAGVAAYVKEVRPEIKVIGVQTDDSCAMAQSIKAGKRVTLNEVGLFSDGTAVKLVGEETFRLCQQYLDEVLTVDTDALCAAIKDVFQDTRSVLEPAGSLAVAGAKQYAEREGIENQTLIAVTSGANMNFDRMRFVAERAEVGEAREAVFAVTIPEERGSFKRFCELIGTRSVTEFNYRIADAKSAHIFVGVQIKSRDESARIAASLEAHGFATVDLTGDELSKQHIRYMVGGRSPLAHHERLFRFEFPERPGALMKFLSSMAPNWNISLFHYRNQGADYSSILVGIQVPASEDAEFARFLATLGYPHWEETANPVYRLFLG; the protein is encoded by the coding sequence ATGGCCTCCAACGACTATCTGAAGAAAATCCTGACCGCGCGCGTCTACGACGTCGCCCGGGAGACCGAACTCGAACACGCGCGGAACCTGTCCGCCCGGATGCGCAACGCGATTTATCTGAAGCGCGAGGACAACCAGCCGGTCTTCTCGTTCAAGGTGCGCGGCGCCTACAACAAGATGGCGCATATTCCGGCGGACGCGCTGTCGCGCGGCGTGATTACGGCGTCGGCGGGCAATCATGCGCAGGGCGTGGCGCTGTCGGCCGCGCGTCTCGGCGTGAAGGCGATCATTGTCGTGCCGGTGACGACACCGCAAGTCAAAGTCGATGCGGTGCGCGCGCACGGCGGGCCGACCGTCGAAGTCGTGCAGGCCGGCGAATCGTATAGCGATGCGTATGCGCACGCGATGCGCCTGCAGGAACAGCACGGCCTCACCTTCGTCCATCCGTTCGACGACCCGTATGTGATCGCCGGCCAGGGCACCGTCGCGATGGAAGTGCTGAGCCAGCATCAAGGTCCGATTCACGCGATCTTCGTGCCGATCGGCGGCGGCGGGCTCGCGGCCGGCGTGGCCGCCTACGTGAAAGAAGTGCGCCCGGAGATCAAGGTGATCGGCGTGCAGACCGACGATTCCTGCGCGATGGCGCAGTCGATCAAGGCCGGCAAGCGCGTCACGCTCAATGAAGTCGGCCTGTTTTCGGACGGCACGGCCGTGAAGCTGGTCGGCGAGGAAACCTTCCGGCTCTGCCAGCAGTATCTCGACGAAGTGCTGACCGTCGATACGGATGCCCTTTGCGCCGCGATCAAGGACGTGTTCCAGGACACGCGCAGCGTGCTCGAACCGGCCGGCTCGCTCGCCGTGGCGGGCGCGAAGCAATACGCGGAGCGCGAAGGCATCGAGAACCAGACGCTGATCGCGGTCACGTCGGGCGCGAACATGAACTTCGACCGCATGCGTTTCGTCGCCGAGCGCGCGGAAGTCGGTGAAGCGCGCGAGGCCGTCTTCGCGGTGACGATTCCGGAAGAGCGCGGCAGCTTCAAGCGTTTTTGCGAGCTGATCGGCACGCGCAGCGTGACCGAGTTCAACTACCGGATCGCCGACGCGAAGTCCGCGCATATTTTCGTCGGCGTGCAAATCAAAAGCCGTGACGAGTCGGCGCGCATCGCGGCTTCGCTCGAAGCGCACGGCTTCGCGACCGTCGATCTGACCGGCGACGAACTGTCGAAGCAGCACATCCGTTATATGGTCGGCGGCCGCTCGCCGCTCGCGCACCATGAACGCCTGTTCCGCTTCGAGTTTCCGGAGCGGCCCGGCGCGCTGATGAAGTTCCTGTCGTCGATGGCGCCGAACTGGAATATCAGCCTGTTTCACTATCGGAATCAGGGCGCGGACTACAGCTCGATTCTCGTCGGCATTCAGGTGCCCGCGAGCGAAGACGCCGAATTCGCACGCTTTCTCGCGACGCTCGGCTATCCGCACTGGGAAGAAACCGCGAATCCGGTCTACCGTCTGTTTCTTGGCTGA
- a CDS encoding 5'-nucleotidase — MAFTLEDKLVVAISSRALFDFEEENRVYEDGDLRAYEALQRERLDVPAKPGVAFPLIRKLLALNAGTPRVEVVILSRSDPISGLRAFSSAREHGLAIERGVFTRGRAPFGYLHPLNASLFLSANQNDVRDALAAGFPAARVLPESARMASKYPHEIRIAFDGDAVLFSDEAERVFQQEGLQAFVGHETDNRDLPLADGPLKPLLEALHRLQKLADDAAPMRIRTALVTARSAPAHERAIRTLMAWNIEIDEAMFLGGLDKGAFLREFEPDFFFDDQIRYCDTARAHGVSATGHVVSGIVNAS, encoded by the coding sequence ATGGCTTTCACGCTCGAAGACAAACTGGTGGTCGCGATCTCGTCGCGCGCGCTGTTCGACTTCGAGGAAGAAAACCGCGTCTACGAGGACGGCGACTTGCGCGCGTACGAGGCGCTGCAGCGTGAGCGCCTCGATGTGCCGGCGAAGCCCGGTGTCGCGTTTCCGCTGATTCGCAAGCTGCTTGCGTTGAACGCGGGCACGCCGCGCGTCGAAGTGGTGATCCTGTCGCGCAGCGATCCTATCAGCGGCTTGCGCGCGTTCAGCTCGGCGCGCGAACATGGGCTTGCGATCGAACGCGGCGTGTTCACGCGCGGCCGAGCACCGTTCGGCTATCTGCATCCGCTCAACGCGTCGCTGTTTCTATCCGCGAATCAGAACGACGTGCGCGACGCGCTTGCGGCCGGCTTTCCTGCCGCGCGCGTGCTGCCCGAATCGGCGCGGATGGCGAGCAAGTATCCGCACGAAATCCGCATCGCGTTCGACGGCGACGCCGTGCTGTTTTCCGATGAAGCCGAACGCGTGTTTCAGCAGGAAGGACTGCAGGCGTTCGTCGGTCATGAGACCGACAACCGCGACTTGCCGCTTGCCGACGGCCCGTTAAAGCCGCTGCTCGAAGCGCTGCACCGCCTGCAAAAACTCGCCGACGACGCGGCGCCGATGCGCATCCGTACCGCGCTCGTCACCGCGCGTTCGGCACCGGCGCACGAGCGGGCGATCCGCACGCTGATGGCCTGGAACATCGAAATCGACGAAGCGATGTTCCTCGGCGGCCTCGACAAAGGCGCATTTCTGCGCGAGTTCGAGCCCGACTTTTTCTTCGACGATCAAATTCGCTACTGCGATACGGCCCGGGCGCACGGCGTCTCCGCGACCGGGCATGTCGTCAGCGGCATCGTGAACGCATCATGA
- the queF gene encoding NADPH-dependent 7-cyano-7-deazaguanine reductase QueF (Catalyzes the NADPH-dependent reduction of 7-cyano-7-deazaguanine (preQ0) to 7-aminomethyl-7-deazaguanine (preQ1) in queuosine biosynthesis) produces the protein MTPDQSPLGKPATYTEQYDASLLFPIARSNAREQIGITARLPFFGTDIWNAYELSWLNARGKPQIAIATFYVPADSPNIVESKSFKLYLGSFAHTQFDSIDIVRDTIKRDVSASCGATVSVHLSGPAEFGKLGLEEFDGLSLDRLDLDTDIYLPDASLLKAAHGEAPVEETLYSNLLKSNCPVTGQPDWGSVQIHYVGPQIDQASLLRYIISYRNHTGFHEQCVEKMFVDLLAACQPVKLAIYARYTRRGGLDINPFRTNFNLPMPDNLRTARQ, from the coding sequence ATGACACCCGACCAATCCCCGCTCGGCAAACCCGCCACGTACACCGAACAGTACGACGCGTCGCTGCTGTTTCCGATTGCGCGCAGCAACGCGCGCGAGCAGATCGGCATTACCGCGCGGCTGCCGTTTTTCGGCACCGACATCTGGAATGCGTACGAGCTTTCGTGGCTCAACGCGCGCGGCAAGCCGCAGATCGCCATCGCGACGTTCTACGTGCCGGCTGATTCGCCGAATATCGTCGAATCGAAGTCGTTCAAGCTGTATCTCGGCTCGTTCGCGCACACGCAGTTCGATTCGATCGATATCGTGCGCGATACGATCAAACGCGACGTCTCGGCATCGTGCGGCGCGACGGTTTCCGTGCATCTCTCCGGGCCGGCCGAATTCGGCAAGCTCGGGCTCGAGGAATTCGACGGGCTGTCGCTCGACCGGCTCGATCTCGATACCGACATTTACCTGCCCGACGCGTCGCTGTTAAAAGCCGCGCACGGCGAAGCGCCCGTCGAAGAAACGCTGTATTCGAACCTGCTGAAGTCGAACTGCCCGGTCACCGGCCAGCCCGACTGGGGCAGCGTGCAAATTCATTACGTCGGACCGCAAATCGATCAGGCGTCGCTGCTGCGTTACATCATTTCGTACCGCAACCACACGGGGTTTCACGAGCAATGCGTCGAGAAGATGTTCGTCGACCTGCTCGCCGCATGTCAGCCCGTGAAGCTCGCGATCTACGCGCGTTATACGCGGCGCGGCGGGCTCGATATCAATCCGTTCCGCACGAATTTCAATCTGCCGATGCCGGACAATCTGCGCACCGCGCGGCAGTAA
- a CDS encoding RidA family protein, producing the protein MKRYGVEGGKGTGGQHMPFARAVEADGWLYVSGQTPMENGEVINGGIVQQSHKALQNVFAILKEAGYSAEHVVRCGVWLDDPRDFASFNKVFREYFGEHPPARACVVSSMVIDCKVEVDCVAYKAPQR; encoded by the coding sequence ATGAAGCGTTATGGCGTTGAAGGCGGAAAAGGAACGGGCGGCCAGCATATGCCGTTTGCGCGGGCGGTCGAAGCGGACGGTTGGCTCTATGTGTCCGGGCAGACGCCGATGGAAAACGGCGAAGTGATCAACGGCGGCATTGTCCAGCAGTCGCACAAGGCGCTGCAGAATGTGTTCGCGATCCTGAAGGAAGCGGGCTATAGCGCCGAGCATGTTGTGCGCTGCGGCGTGTGGCTTGACGATCCGCGCGACTTTGCTTCGTTTAACAAGGTGTTTCGCGAGTACTTCGGCGAGCATCCGCCGGCACGCGCGTGCGTTGTGTCGAGCATGGTGATCGACTGCAAGGTCGAAGTGGATTGCGTGGCGTATAAGGCGCCGCAGCGTTGA